Proteins encoded within one genomic window of Guyparkeria hydrothermalis:
- the lexA gene encoding transcriptional repressor LexA produces the protein MTESTAQRPLTPRQAEILAFIRDTIHETGMPPTRAEINAALGFRSPNAAESHLKALAKKGAIELLGGRSRGIRLIDDGHREELAVVGRIAAGSPVLAAEHVEAQVPVNPSLFRPRADYLLRVRGMSMRDAGIMDGDLLAVHRTEEVRNGQIVVARLADEVTVKRYRRRGAKVWLIPENSEMTPIEVDLKREELIVEGRVVGVLRTFD, from the coding sequence ATGACCGAATCGACTGCCCAACGACCGCTCACGCCCCGCCAGGCCGAGATCCTCGCGTTCATCCGCGACACCATTCACGAGACCGGCATGCCGCCAACCCGGGCTGAAATCAACGCCGCGCTGGGCTTTCGTTCGCCCAATGCCGCCGAGAGCCACCTCAAGGCGCTGGCGAAAAAAGGGGCGATCGAGCTGCTGGGCGGCCGCTCGCGCGGCATTCGTCTGATTGACGACGGTCACCGCGAGGAACTGGCCGTGGTCGGGCGCATCGCCGCGGGCAGCCCGGTGCTGGCCGCCGAACACGTCGAGGCCCAGGTGCCGGTGAATCCGTCCCTGTTCCGGCCCCGGGCGGACTACCTGCTGCGTGTGCGGGGAATGAGCATGCGGGATGCCGGGATCATGGACGGCGATCTGCTGGCGGTGCATCGCACCGAAGAGGTACGCAACGGCCAGATCGTGGTGGCCCGGCTCGCCGACGAGGTCACGGTCAAGCGTTACCGGCGCCGCGGCGCGAAAGTCTGGCTGATCCCGGAGAACAGTGAAATGACGCCGATCGAGGTCGACCTGAAGCGCGAGGAGTTGATCGTCGAGGGACGGGTCGTCGGCGTGTTGCGCACCTTCGACTGA
- a CDS encoding M48 family metallopeptidase gives MRFPLAVSLWAVVTILVGCTTHPVTGRNQLMIVPEGQANQMAYQAYTQMAREKDTLPASSPMSRRVTRITQRIVPQAIRVYPASAGWAWEARVFRDDSINAFALAGGKVGINTGMLKKLRPSDDELAQVISHEIAHALSGHTREKMSMAMSQQMGLSVVSALGGLDSQTAGMAQQVAAMAIDLPFSRRMEYEADEVGLLLAARAGYDPRAAVSLWRKMQAKGGGGGPEWLSTHPASGNRIQALQRAIPSVMPAYRQATGR, from the coding sequence ATGCGTTTTCCGCTTGCCGTTTCCCTGTGGGCTGTTGTCACGATCTTGGTCGGTTGCACCACGCACCCGGTCACCGGAAGAAACCAGCTGATGATCGTGCCGGAAGGGCAGGCCAACCAGATGGCCTACCAGGCCTACACGCAGATGGCGCGCGAAAAGGACACGCTGCCTGCCTCGTCGCCGATGAGTCGCCGCGTGACCCGGATTACCCAGCGCATCGTGCCGCAGGCGATCCGTGTCTATCCGGCTTCGGCCGGCTGGGCGTGGGAGGCCCGCGTGTTCCGTGACGACAGCATCAATGCCTTCGCGCTGGCCGGCGGCAAGGTGGGCATCAATACCGGCATGCTGAAAAAGCTGCGCCCCAGCGACGACGAACTGGCCCAGGTGATCAGCCACGAGATTGCCCATGCGCTCTCCGGGCACACGCGAGAGAAGATGTCGATGGCCATGAGTCAGCAGATGGGATTGTCGGTTGTCTCCGCACTGGGCGGGCTGGATAGCCAGACTGCCGGCATGGCGCAGCAGGTCGCGGCGATGGCGATCGATCTGCCGTTCAGCCGACGGATGGAGTACGAGGCCGACGAGGTGGGCCTGCTGCTGGCGGCGCGTGCCGGCTATGATCCGCGAGCGGCGGTGTCGCTGTGGCGCAAGATGCAGGCGAAAGGCGGAGGCGGCGGACCGGAATGGCTCAGCACGCACCCGGCCAGCGGCAACCGCATCCAGGCGTTGCAGCGCGCGATCCCCTCGGTGATGCCGGCCTATCGCCAGGCCACGGGGCGCTGA
- a CDS encoding HDOD domain-containing protein, translating into MSNPALEQAIINKIRDKGIALPVLPDVALRARRVIDDPNSSASDLVDVISQDPAIAARLIQVANSPMYRGGQHIDNLVQIVSRLGMRTVSQLIISLSAKQLFTAETPTIKRIMRDHWAFATQVAALSNHIAKRHTKLDADQALLAGLLHSVGGIPVIVVAEDIPKLLEAPALLDELVESLQWRLGGNIVKAWDFPDMFAEVIEHCGDLGYQHDGDPNYSDVVICAIAQARGISRTPDDRPIMAAEKLGVDLEASLIDDELDEAIRALGG; encoded by the coding sequence GTGTCCAATCCGGCACTTGAACAGGCGATCATCAACAAGATCCGTGACAAGGGCATTGCCCTGCCGGTACTGCCTGACGTGGCGCTGCGTGCGCGCCGGGTGATCGATGACCCCAACAGCTCGGCCAGCGACCTGGTCGACGTGATTTCGCAGGATCCCGCGATTGCCGCGCGCCTGATCCAGGTGGCAAACAGCCCGATGTACCGGGGCGGTCAGCACATCGACAACCTCGTCCAAATCGTCTCGCGACTGGGAATGCGCACGGTCAGCCAGCTGATCATCTCGCTGTCGGCCAAGCAGTTGTTTACGGCCGAGACGCCGACGATCAAGCGCATCATGCGGGATCACTGGGCCTTCGCCACGCAGGTGGCGGCCTTGTCGAACCACATTGCCAAGCGTCATACGAAGCTGGATGCCGACCAGGCGCTGCTGGCCGGTCTGCTCCACAGCGTGGGCGGCATCCCGGTGATCGTGGTGGCCGAGGACATCCCCAAGCTGCTTGAGGCTCCGGCCTTGCTCGACGAGCTGGTCGAGAGCCTGCAATGGCGCCTAGGCGGCAACATCGTCAAGGCTTGGGATTTCCCGGATATGTTCGCCGAGGTGATCGAGCACTGTGGGGATCTCGGCTATCAGCACGACGGGGATCCGAACTACAGCGACGTGGTCATCTGCGCGATTGCACAGGCTCGTGGTATCAGCCGTACGCCGGATGATCGGCCGATCATGGCCGCCGAGAAGTTGGGTGTCGATCTTGAAGCCAGCCTGATCGACGACGAGCTCGACGAAGCGATTCGCGCGCTTGGCGGCTAG
- the ettA gene encoding energy-dependent translational throttle protein EttA, translating into MAQYIFTMNGVGKVVPPKKHILKDINLNFFPGAKIGVLGYNGAGKSTLLRIMAGVDTDIIGEARPQPGTKIGYLKQEPDLDPEKDVRGNVMDGVGEMAELLERFNEVSNQFADPDADFEALMEEQATLQDKIEAGGGWDLDRKLEVAADALRLPPWEADVTKLSGGERRRVALCRLLLSNPDMLILDEPTNHLDAESVAWLERFLQEFSGTVVAVTHDRYFLDNVAGWILELDRGQGIPFEGNYSQWLEAKEKRLEQEEKAESAHQKAMKQELEWVRQNPKGRQAKSKARMKRFEELQSEEYQKRSETNEIYIPPGPRLGDKVIEAEDLTKAFGDRELYQGLSFSVPKGGIVGIIGPNGVGKSTLFRMLIGEEKPDGGNIEIGESVELAYVGQSREDMDDTKTVWEEISDGYDYITVGKFEMPSRAYLGRFNFKGQDQQKFMKDLSGGERNRVHLAKLLKSGGNVLLLDEPTNDLDVETLRALETALLDFPGSALVISHDRWFLDRVATHILAFEDDGSVMFFEGNFQEYEADRRKRLGDAADQPKRVKYTRLAD; encoded by the coding sequence ATGGCTCAGTACATCTTCACCATGAACGGTGTGGGCAAGGTCGTCCCGCCGAAGAAACACATCCTCAAGGACATCAACCTCAACTTTTTCCCCGGCGCCAAGATCGGCGTGCTCGGCTACAACGGTGCCGGCAAGTCGACGTTGCTGCGCATCATGGCCGGCGTCGACACGGACATCATCGGCGAGGCGCGTCCCCAGCCCGGCACCAAGATCGGTTACCTCAAGCAGGAGCCGGATCTCGATCCCGAGAAGGACGTTCGTGGCAACGTCATGGATGGTGTCGGCGAGATGGCCGAATTACTTGAGCGCTTCAACGAGGTTTCCAACCAGTTCGCCGATCCGGACGCGGATTTTGAGGCGCTGATGGAAGAGCAGGCCACCCTGCAGGACAAGATTGAGGCCGGCGGCGGCTGGGATCTCGATCGCAAGCTCGAGGTGGCCGCCGACGCGCTGCGCTTGCCGCCCTGGGAGGCCGACGTGACCAAGCTGTCCGGGGGCGAGCGCCGCCGGGTCGCGCTGTGCCGTCTGCTGCTGTCCAACCCGGACATGCTGATCCTCGACGAGCCGACCAACCACCTCGACGCCGAATCCGTCGCCTGGCTGGAGCGCTTCCTGCAGGAATTCTCCGGCACCGTTGTCGCGGTCACCCACGATCGCTACTTCCTCGACAACGTCGCCGGCTGGATCCTCGAGCTGGACCGCGGCCAGGGCATCCCCTTCGAAGGCAACTACTCGCAGTGGCTGGAGGCGAAAGAGAAGCGACTCGAGCAGGAAGAAAAGGCCGAGTCCGCCCACCAGAAGGCGATGAAGCAGGAACTCGAGTGGGTGCGCCAGAACCCGAAGGGTCGCCAGGCCAAGTCCAAGGCGCGCATGAAGCGCTTCGAGGAGCTGCAGTCCGAGGAGTACCAGAAGCGCTCGGAGACCAACGAGATCTACATTCCGCCCGGCCCGCGTCTGGGCGACAAGGTCATCGAGGCGGAAGATCTCACCAAGGCCTTCGGCGACCGCGAGCTCTACCAAGGGCTATCGTTCTCGGTACCCAAGGGCGGGATTGTCGGCATCATCGGCCCGAACGGCGTCGGCAAATCGACCCTGTTCCGCATGCTCATCGGCGAGGAAAAGCCCGATGGCGGCAACATCGAGATCGGCGAGAGCGTCGAGCTGGCCTATGTCGGCCAGTCCCGCGAGGACATGGACGACACCAAGACGGTTTGGGAGGAAATCTCGGACGGGTACGATTACATTACCGTTGGCAAATTCGAGATGCCGTCGCGTGCCTATTTGGGGCGCTTCAATTTCAAGGGTCAGGACCAGCAGAAGTTCATGAAGGACCTGTCGGGTGGTGAACGCAACCGGGTCCATCTGGCCAAGCTCCTGAAGTCCGGCGGCAACGTGCTGCTGCTCGACGAGCCGACCAACGATCTCGACGTCGAGACTCTGCGGGCGCTTGAAACCGCGCTGCTCGACTTCCCGGGCTCGGCACTGGTGATCTCGCACGATCGCTGGTTCCTCGACCGCGTCGCCACCCACATCCTCGCGTTCGAGGACGATGGCTCGGTGATGTTCTTCGAAGGCAACTTCCAGGAGTACGAGGCGGATCGTCGCAAGCGTCTCGGCGATGCGGCCGACCAGCCTAAGCGCGTGAAGTACACCCGCCTGGCGGACTGA
- a CDS encoding VWA domain-containing protein, translated as MPRLDAPSSSNPPGPHPWQPVTLAEFHLPLPALLIVLLVVALGAMPGAHAASEPELHVLIDVSGSMKKTDPENLREPALRLLGDLVPEQSRVQVDLFGNRITTELPASRATPDTKRAMRAAAERIRSNEPFTDIPAALEAANGDWGEDTQRNVILLSDGKVDISPDTAVNERATARLRDQVIPALIDAEVQVHTVALSAAADDAILTEIAERTGGLALSARSNADLQRVFLSLFEATAPRTGVPLVENRFRVDESISELTLVVFRQQGANPTRIKLPDGGEVDAGIASTLANWRWDDSAGRDLITVQDPPAGSWQILAAEDPDNRALVITDLKLGMPELPSRIYPGETIDGQLLLTNHGDPIVEPRLTDDISAAVRVNGPTGEAVDELALNDVGADPDVLGGDGVYHFRIRISEDPGIYTLEGRASGPTFERVIRKKVALARTRPFDARIESETPAAPMESGQEQPTPATWLVVEQDVSVLDPANSRLEAVLGCSNSADIPVEAALPSATNRIDLPARTNEDCRVSGDIVGQTRDGRDITLPLDLNLPRTEPVVADDEVAPDVAVEEATPANDNEGNPLLAMLIGLGGLLALALLGWLWHGVVSRKRQRLIQAARA; from the coding sequence GTGCCGCGACTTGATGCCCCCTCCTCCTCGAATCCACCCGGCCCGCATCCGTGGCAACCGGTCACGCTCGCTGAGTTTCACCTTCCCCTGCCCGCCTTGCTGATTGTCCTGCTCGTCGTAGCCCTTGGCGCCATGCCGGGCGCCCATGCCGCCTCCGAGCCGGAACTGCATGTCCTGATCGACGTGTCCGGCTCGATGAAGAAAACCGACCCCGAAAATCTGCGCGAGCCGGCGCTTCGGCTCCTCGGCGATCTGGTTCCCGAACAGAGCCGCGTACAGGTCGACCTGTTCGGCAACCGCATCACCACGGAACTGCCCGCCTCCCGGGCCACTCCGGACACCAAACGCGCCATGCGGGCTGCCGCCGAGCGCATCCGTTCGAACGAACCGTTCACCGACATCCCGGCCGCACTGGAAGCCGCCAACGGCGACTGGGGAGAGGACACGCAGCGCAACGTTATCCTGCTGTCCGATGGCAAGGTGGACATCTCCCCGGACACGGCGGTCAACGAGCGTGCCACGGCACGTCTGCGCGACCAGGTGATCCCGGCACTGATCGACGCCGAGGTCCAGGTCCATACGGTTGCCCTGTCCGCGGCAGCCGACGACGCCATCCTGACCGAAATTGCCGAACGTACGGGTGGGCTTGCGCTCAGCGCGCGCAGCAACGCCGACCTGCAGCGTGTATTCCTGTCGCTGTTCGAGGCGACCGCCCCACGTACCGGCGTACCGCTGGTGGAAAATCGCTTTCGCGTCGACGAGAGCATCAGCGAGCTGACCCTGGTGGTCTTTCGCCAGCAAGGTGCCAATCCGACGCGTATCAAGCTCCCCGACGGTGGCGAGGTCGACGCCGGCATCGCCTCCACCCTCGCGAACTGGCGCTGGGACGACAGCGCCGGGCGTGACCTGATCACCGTTCAGGATCCCCCTGCGGGCAGCTGGCAGATTCTCGCCGCCGAGGACCCCGACAATCGCGCCCTGGTCATCACCGATCTCAAGCTGGGCATGCCGGAGCTACCCAGCCGGATCTACCCCGGGGAAACCATCGATGGCCAACTGCTGCTCACCAACCACGGCGACCCCATCGTCGAGCCACGCCTGACCGACGACATCAGCGCCGCGGTACGAGTCAACGGACCCACCGGCGAGGCGGTCGACGAGCTGGCACTCAATGACGTCGGTGCCGACCCGGACGTGCTCGGCGGCGACGGCGTGTATCACTTTCGCATCCGGATCAGCGAGGACCCGGGCATCTACACCCTCGAGGGGCGGGCCAGCGGGCCTACCTTCGAACGGGTGATCCGCAAGAAGGTGGCACTGGCCCGCACTCGGCCATTCGACGCCCGGATCGAATCCGAAACCCCAGCCGCCCCCATGGAGTCGGGTCAGGAGCAACCGACACCCGCAACCTGGCTGGTCGTCGAGCAAGACGTCTCGGTGCTCGATCCCGCGAACTCTCGTCTGGAAGCCGTCCTCGGGTGCTCCAACTCAGCAGATATTCCCGTAGAGGCCGCGCTGCCGTCAGCCACCAACCGCATCGACCTCCCGGCTCGGACGAACGAGGACTGCCGTGTCAGCGGCGATATTGTCGGTCAGACGCGCGACGGGCGGGACATCACGCTGCCGCTGGACCTCAACCTGCCACGCACGGAGCCCGTGGTCGCGGACGATGAGGTCGCGCCGGATGTCGCTGTCGAGGAGGCCACTCCCGCGAATGACAACGAGGGCAACCCCCTGTTGGCCATGCTGATCGGCCTCGGCGGCCTGCTGGCCCTGGCATTGCTCGGATGGCTCTGGCACGGCGTCGTCTCACGCAAGCGGCAGCGTCTGATCCAGGCGGCCCGCGCCTGA
- the murB gene encoding UDP-N-acetylmuramate dehydrogenase, with the protein MKATDSSRTPAAWEWHNDMPLENTLRLPARASRALILNRVDPETLEQPEVASWLADPATRIFGGGSNVVFVRSQVERTVRVAASRWWVESEDADQVDLVAEAGLGLDALVRETAARGWFGLEALAEIPGTVGAAPMQNVGAYGVELGDRVRWVDAWDRHEGAVRRLERDACDFRYRDSRFKTESGRWLILRVGLRLSAKPPADWPPTAYPGLAEAVAAWQDKEGRPPAAMSPLAYAQMITRVRLAKLPDWRAGLPGSAGSFFHNPVVSTLRAQALADRWPGMPQFPVEGGIKIPAGWLIEQADLRGYRDGAVGVSERHALVLQHYGGATGETFLRFAEYVRDRVRTLFDIELIVEPECVTD; encoded by the coding sequence ATGAAGGCCACTGACTCGAGTCGTACGCCGGCCGCCTGGGAGTGGCACAACGACATGCCGCTGGAAAACACGCTGCGGCTTCCGGCGCGCGCCTCGCGAGCACTGATCCTCAACCGCGTTGACCCCGAAACGCTCGAGCAGCCCGAAGTGGCAAGTTGGCTCGCCGATCCGGCGACCCGGATCTTCGGTGGCGGATCGAACGTGGTGTTCGTCCGATCGCAGGTCGAGCGCACCGTCCGTGTGGCGGCGTCTCGCTGGTGGGTCGAGAGCGAAGACGCCGACCAGGTCGATCTCGTCGCCGAGGCGGGTCTGGGATTGGATGCCCTGGTTCGAGAGACGGCCGCACGGGGCTGGTTCGGTCTCGAGGCGCTTGCCGAGATACCGGGGACTGTTGGGGCCGCACCGATGCAGAACGTCGGCGCCTACGGCGTCGAATTGGGTGATCGTGTTCGCTGGGTGGACGCTTGGGATCGTCACGAAGGTGCCGTCCGGCGCCTGGAGCGCGATGCTTGCGATTTCCGTTACCGCGACAGTCGTTTCAAGACCGAGTCGGGGCGTTGGCTGATCCTGCGGGTCGGGCTGAGACTCTCCGCCAAGCCTCCGGCGGACTGGCCGCCCACCGCCTATCCCGGCCTTGCCGAGGCGGTGGCCGCATGGCAGGACAAGGAAGGCCGCCCCCCGGCGGCGATGTCGCCGCTGGCATACGCCCAGATGATCACCCGGGTTCGTCTGGCGAAGCTGCCGGACTGGCGGGCGGGGTTGCCGGGCAGTGCCGGCAGCTTTTTTCACAACCCCGTCGTGTCGACCCTCCGTGCACAGGCATTGGCCGATCGCTGGCCGGGAATGCCGCAATTCCCGGTCGAGGGCGGAATCAAGATCCCGGCCGGGTGGTTGATCGAACAGGCGGACCTGCGGGGGTATCGCGACGGGGCAGTCGGCGTGTCGGAACGCCACGCACTGGTGCTGCAACACTACGGCGGGGCGACTGGCGAGACGTTTCTTCGGTTCGCGGAATACGTGCGGGACCGGGTGCGGACGCTTTTCGACATCGAGCTGATCGTCGAGCCCGAGTGCGTGACGGATTGA
- a CDS encoding glycosyltransferase family 9 protein yields the protein MRIAIVAPDLPDEVIPTFPALTDAVRARPGLAFSVITGPKAAAWFRRHPAVDDVVTFDIDQLTASRWTPKGWRVSRAWKEIVRDHPQLNEAEYVIDPYGEAETLAVTKRFDATSVGVARPSKGKMPTRQPYNSQYPIPDDLHRVQAVRVLLAAVLEYSLHDLNPDYGLSIEAEPVVTDLLIDLDALPFESDSVELIRRRLDETGVSIDDVDAEPPQDAAEWQRRLTQSRYVLTGNNLTGWLAAALGIPGVCVCPPDEAKTRGVITTRRSKQKLINVDHPPMNQPEIVVESIIQVITHGEAPIELPEETTAANEDEPVDGRDE from the coding sequence ATGCGTATCGCGATAGTCGCCCCCGACCTCCCGGACGAGGTCATCCCGACGTTCCCCGCCCTTACCGACGCCGTTCGTGCCCGTCCCGGCCTTGCGTTCAGTGTCATCACTGGTCCCAAGGCCGCGGCCTGGTTTCGTCGTCACCCGGCGGTCGATGATGTCGTGACCTTCGATATCGACCAACTGACCGCTTCACGCTGGACGCCCAAGGGGTGGCGCGTGTCGCGTGCATGGAAGGAGATCGTGCGCGATCACCCGCAGCTGAACGAGGCTGAGTACGTGATCGATCCCTATGGCGAGGCGGAGACGCTCGCGGTCACCAAGCGGTTTGATGCCACCTCCGTGGGCGTCGCGCGACCGTCGAAGGGCAAGATGCCCACTCGCCAGCCATACAACTCGCAGTACCCGATTCCCGACGATCTGCACCGTGTCCAGGCCGTGCGGGTGTTGCTCGCCGCGGTGCTCGAGTATTCCCTGCACGACCTCAACCCCGACTACGGCCTGTCGATCGAGGCCGAGCCGGTAGTGACCGATCTTCTTATCGATCTCGACGCGCTGCCGTTCGAGTCCGATAGCGTCGAGCTGATCCGTCGTCGACTGGACGAGACGGGCGTCAGCATCGACGACGTCGATGCAGAACCACCGCAGGATGCGGCCGAGTGGCAGCGCCGGCTGACGCAGAGCCGGTATGTTCTGACGGGCAACAACCTGACCGGTTGGCTGGCTGCCGCGCTGGGCATCCCGGGGGTATGCGTCTGTCCGCCGGACGAGGCGAAGACCCGCGGGGTGATCACGACACGCCGATCGAAGCAGAAGCTGATCAATGTCGACCATCCGCCGATGAACCAGCCCGAGATCGTGGTCGAGTCGATCATCCAGGTGATAACGCATGGCGAGGCGCCGATCGAGCTCCCCGAGGAAACCACGGCGGCGAACGAAGACGAACCGGTCGATGGTCGCGATGAATGA